Proteins from a genomic interval of Xanthomonas sp. AM6:
- a CDS encoding lipoprotein-releasing ABC transporter permease subunit, translating to MFKPLSVAIGLRYLRAKRRNNFISFISMASILGIALGVTVLITTLAVMSGFQKEIRDRLLQMAAHATVSAQGAPMQDWQHAVDVATRDPRVAGAAPYVEEEALLTGQRNQPAIVRGILPSEEAKVSVLAQKMKQGSIDSLTPGSYNILLGQELALWLGVGVGDKVVVMLGEPQASPMGMVPRYKRFTVSGIFEAGYNEIDRGLAVTSMPDLQRVLRLGDGVTGVRLKLHNMDLAWDVARDLALNLHGPYMVSDWTRENANLYQSLKMEKTVMGILLSLIIAMGAFNLVSSQVMLVTDKQADIAILRTLGLSPGGVMQVFMVQGTLIGVIGTVAGVIGGIVLTLNLERILAGIEALFNIKLLPEDVYYITGLPTDMQPHDVVVITIVALLMSFLATLYPAWRAARTQPAEALRYE from the coding sequence ATGTTCAAACCCTTATCCGTGGCCATCGGCCTGCGCTATCTGCGCGCCAAGCGCCGCAACAACTTCATCTCCTTCATCTCGATGGCCTCGATCCTCGGCATCGCCCTGGGCGTGACCGTGCTGATCACCACGCTGGCGGTGATGAGCGGTTTCCAGAAGGAGATCCGCGACCGCCTGCTGCAGATGGCCGCGCACGCCACGGTCAGCGCGCAGGGCGCGCCGATGCAGGACTGGCAACACGCGGTGGACGTGGCCACGCGCGACCCGCGCGTGGCCGGCGCCGCGCCGTACGTGGAAGAAGAAGCGCTGCTCACCGGGCAGCGCAACCAGCCGGCGATCGTGCGCGGCATCCTGCCCAGCGAAGAGGCCAAGGTCTCGGTGCTGGCGCAGAAGATGAAGCAGGGCTCGATCGACAGCCTCACGCCCGGCTCCTACAACATCCTGCTCGGCCAGGAACTGGCGCTGTGGCTGGGCGTGGGCGTGGGCGACAAGGTGGTGGTGATGCTCGGCGAACCGCAGGCCAGCCCGATGGGCATGGTGCCGCGCTACAAGCGCTTCACCGTCAGCGGCATCTTCGAGGCCGGCTACAACGAGATCGACCGCGGCCTGGCGGTGACCAGCATGCCGGACCTGCAGCGCGTGCTGCGCCTCGGCGACGGCGTCACCGGCGTGCGCCTGAAACTGCACAACATGGACCTGGCCTGGGACGTGGCCCGCGACCTGGCGCTGAACCTGCACGGCCCGTACATGGTCAGCGACTGGACCCGCGAGAACGCCAACCTGTACCAGTCGCTGAAGATGGAAAAGACGGTGATGGGCATCCTGCTGTCGCTGATCATCGCGATGGGCGCGTTCAACCTGGTGTCCTCGCAGGTGATGCTGGTCACCGACAAGCAGGCCGACATCGCCATCCTGCGCACGCTGGGGCTGAGCCCGGGCGGGGTGATGCAGGTGTTCATGGTGCAGGGCACGCTGATCGGCGTGATCGGCACCGTGGCCGGGGTGATCGGCGGCATCGTGCTGACCCTGAACCTGGAGCGGATCCTGGCCGGCATCGAGGCGCTGTTCAACATCAAGCTGCTGCCGGAGGATGTGTACTACATCACCGGCCTGCCGACCGACATGCAGCCGCACGACGTGGTGGTGATCACCATCGTCGCGCTGCTGATGAGCTTCCTGGCCACGCTGTATCCGGCCTGGCGCGCGGCGCGCACGCAGCCGGCGGAGGCGCTGCGCTATGAATGA
- a CDS encoding SDR family oxidoreductase, translating into MRKGIALVVGVTGISGYNLARVLVADGWTVYGLARRPVAQEGVIPVAADLLDREATVAALRGLPITHVFFCTWTRRDTERENVAANGAMLRHLCEGLDGATLQHMALVTGTKHYLGSFEHYGSGKAETPFRESEPRQPGENFYYTLEDLLFDAAARHGFGWSVHRSHTMIGQANGSNAMNMGVTLAVYATLCKHSGQPFMFPGSRAQWDSLTDLTDAGLLGRQLAWAATSPAARDQAFNTVNGDVFRWRWMWGEIAAFFGLEAAPYPEAPMPLEPRLKHTAPAQWRDIAARHALVQADVDQLASWWHTDADLGREIECVNDMTKSRDLGFLDHYDSRASFLELFTRLRAQRLIP; encoded by the coding sequence ATGCGCAAGGGCATCGCACTGGTGGTCGGGGTCACCGGCATCTCCGGCTACAACCTGGCCAGGGTGCTGGTCGCGGACGGCTGGACCGTCTATGGACTGGCGCGCCGTCCGGTCGCGCAGGAAGGCGTGATTCCGGTGGCGGCCGACCTGCTGGACCGCGAGGCGACCGTCGCCGCATTGCGCGGGCTTCCGATCACCCACGTGTTCTTCTGCACCTGGACCCGGCGCGACACCGAGCGGGAGAACGTCGCCGCCAACGGCGCGATGCTGCGCCACCTGTGCGAAGGCCTGGACGGCGCCACGCTGCAGCACATGGCGCTGGTCACCGGCACCAAGCACTACCTGGGCTCGTTCGAGCACTACGGCAGCGGCAAGGCGGAGACGCCGTTCCGCGAGAGCGAGCCGCGCCAGCCGGGCGAGAATTTCTACTACACGCTGGAAGACCTGCTGTTCGACGCCGCCGCGCGCCATGGTTTCGGCTGGAGCGTGCACCGCTCGCACACCATGATCGGCCAGGCCAACGGCAGCAACGCGATGAACATGGGCGTGACCCTGGCGGTGTACGCGACGCTGTGCAAGCACAGCGGGCAGCCGTTCATGTTCCCCGGCTCGCGCGCGCAATGGGACAGCCTCACCGACCTCACCGACGCCGGCCTGCTCGGCCGCCAGCTGGCCTGGGCCGCGACCAGCCCGGCCGCGCGCGACCAGGCGTTCAACACGGTCAACGGCGACGTGTTCCGCTGGCGCTGGATGTGGGGCGAGATCGCCGCGTTCTTCGGCCTGGAGGCGGCGCCGTATCCCGAGGCGCCGATGCCGCTGGAGCCGCGCCTGAAGCACACCGCGCCGGCGCAATGGCGCGACATCGCCGCCCGCCACGCGCTGGTGCAGGCGGACGTGGACCAGCTGGCGTCGTGGTGGCATACCGATGCCGACCTCGGCCGCGAGATCGAGTGCGTCAACGACATGACCAAGAGCCGCGATCTCGGCTTCCTCGACCACTACGACAGCCGCGCCTCGTTCCTGGAACTGTTCACGCGGCTGCGCGCGCAGCGGCTGATTCCCTGA
- a CDS encoding biopolymer transporter ExbD produces MRIRDDRGQDEPHIDLVPLIDVILVLIIFFVVTTTFDARSTLQLQLPNASDQHNPAPPRALSVLVNADGHYFVNDQEVLRTDVESVKRSIAQVAGDDREQPVLLRADARTPYQAVVTAQDALGQLGFRRIAIATAPEVRQ; encoded by the coding sequence GTGCGGATCCGCGACGACCGCGGCCAGGACGAGCCGCACATCGACCTGGTGCCCCTGATCGACGTCATCCTTGTCCTGATCATCTTCTTCGTTGTGACCACCACCTTCGACGCCCGTTCCACCTTGCAACTGCAGCTGCCCAACGCCAGCGACCAGCACAATCCGGCGCCGCCGCGCGCGCTGAGCGTGCTGGTCAATGCCGACGGGCACTATTTCGTCAACGACCAGGAAGTGCTGCGCACCGACGTGGAGTCGGTCAAGCGCAGCATCGCCCAGGTCGCCGGCGACGACCGCGAGCAGCCGGTGCTGCTGCGCGCCGATGCGCGCACCCCATACCAGGCCGTGGTCACCGCGCAGGACGCGCTGGGCCAGCTCGGCTTCCGCCGCATCGCCATCGCCACCGCGCCGGAAGTCAGGCAGTGA
- the lolD gene encoding lipoprotein-releasing ABC transporter ATP-binding protein LolD, giving the protein MNEGRESGMQKPQQAEAAIRAEGLGKTYAEGKMRTPVFDGLDLSVAPGETVAIVGASGAGKSTLLHLLGGLDVPTEGEVYVAGQRMSALSDAARGQLRNRSLGFVYQFHHLLPEFTALENVMMPVLLGGAEVKDAAARARALLESVGLGHRLEHKPGELSGGERQRAAVARALVNRPACVLGDEPTGNLDDKTAANVFALMLELNRAHGTSLALVTHDRSLARKLDRVLELHQGKLRELAPADV; this is encoded by the coding sequence ATGAATGAGGGCCGGGAGTCGGGAATGCAAAAGCCACAGCAGGCGGAGGCGGCGATCCGCGCCGAGGGGCTGGGCAAGACCTATGCCGAGGGCAAGATGCGCACGCCGGTGTTCGACGGGCTGGACCTGAGCGTGGCGCCGGGCGAGACCGTGGCCATCGTCGGCGCGTCCGGCGCCGGCAAGAGCACGCTGCTGCACCTGCTCGGCGGCCTCGACGTGCCCACCGAAGGCGAGGTGTACGTGGCCGGGCAGCGCATGTCGGCGCTGTCGGACGCGGCGCGCGGCCAGCTGCGCAACCGCTCGCTCGGCTTCGTCTACCAGTTCCATCACCTGCTGCCGGAATTCACCGCGCTGGAGAACGTGATGATGCCGGTGCTGCTCGGCGGCGCCGAGGTCAAGGACGCGGCCGCGCGCGCGCGCGCCTTGCTCGAATCGGTGGGCCTGGGCCATCGCCTGGAGCACAAGCCGGGCGAGCTGTCCGGCGGCGAGCGCCAGCGCGCGGCGGTGGCGCGCGCGCTGGTCAACCGCCCGGCCTGCGTGCTCGGCGACGAGCCGACCGGCAACCTCGACGACAAGACCGCGGCCAACGTGTTCGCGCTGATGCTCGAGCTCAACCGCGCGCACGGCACCAGCCTGGCGTTGGTCACCCACGACCGCAGCCTGGCGCGCAAGCTCGACCGCGTGCTGGAACTGCACCAGGGCAAGCTGCGCGAACTGGCGCCTGCCGACGTGTAG
- a CDS encoding DNA internalization-related competence protein ComEC/Rec2: MPASRGIAVAPFGIAVAASLAAGVLAALWLPRLAPWPLSLALLLGGGAVWGGLPRWRWLGAFALGCGWLGLVAGMVLARQLPAAWEKRVATLSGQVVELPQAEVRRTWFLFRVDADAAQPAPLRGRLLQLAWYDDFGAHVPGPRTALHAGARWRLSVRLRAPRGLSNPGGFDAEAYALAQRIGASGYVVAPRAATELAPGRGIDAWRERMSARIAAAVPRASARYVQALALGDTRMLDDRDWRILRAAGLTHLIAISGFHVGLVAGAFALLGGGLWRLWPPLGRHWPRRQAAALLAVLGAGGYTLLSGMALPTVRTALMIAVVVAARLWRRPVRVADALALAAIVMLAFDSLAVLSAGFWLSFLGVAWLAWCMPVAGGGWRGKLREFLSAQGVATLGLLPLSTMLFGQASAAGPFANLLAIPWWSLVVVPLALLGTALEALHAGAGRWAWRAAAWCFDLSWPWFSALGESRFALWWLPEARDWALPLALLGAFWLLLPRAVPGKPLAALLWLPLFWPPLERPAAGEVELVMIDVGQGLSVLVRTARHQLLYDAGPAIQDGYDAGERAVVPALHALGVARLDRAVISHGDNDHAGGFDAVRAALPVGLAEAPAGAPVRVDRPCLAGTAWEWDGVRFRFLHPTPGFPYLANESSCVLRVESAHGAMLLTGDIGEVVESRLLRQAPQDLRAEVVLAPHHGSAHSSQPAFVAATGARLALVSAGYGNRFGHPRPAVVARWQAAGTEVAATPQGGALRVWLGRAGLQLRERRPWRGRLWDAAERARAAAILSASERTAERAGGLRRVGTGQGRWLADGAVAAVGRGRAGDRPGAVLEPAP; the protein is encoded by the coding sequence ATGCCGGCTTCGCGCGGCATCGCGGTCGCGCCGTTCGGCATCGCCGTCGCCGCCAGCCTGGCCGCCGGCGTGCTGGCGGCATTGTGGCTGCCGCGGCTGGCACCCTGGCCGCTGTCGCTGGCGCTGCTGCTCGGCGGCGGCGCAGTGTGGGGCGGCCTGCCGCGCTGGCGCTGGCTGGGCGCGTTCGCCTTGGGCTGCGGCTGGCTGGGGCTGGTCGCCGGCATGGTGTTGGCGCGGCAACTGCCCGCCGCCTGGGAGAAGCGCGTGGCCACGCTGAGCGGGCAGGTGGTGGAACTGCCGCAGGCCGAGGTCCGGCGCACGTGGTTCCTGTTCCGGGTGGACGCCGATGCCGCCCAACCGGCGCCGCTGCGCGGGCGCCTGCTGCAACTGGCCTGGTACGACGACTTCGGCGCGCATGTCCCCGGCCCGCGCACCGCGCTGCATGCCGGCGCGCGCTGGCGGCTGAGCGTGCGCCTGCGCGCGCCGCGCGGGCTCAGCAATCCCGGCGGTTTCGATGCCGAAGCGTATGCACTGGCGCAGCGGATCGGCGCCAGCGGCTACGTCGTCGCGCCGCGCGCCGCGACCGAACTGGCGCCCGGGCGCGGCATCGATGCCTGGCGCGAACGCATGTCGGCACGGATCGCGGCCGCGGTGCCGCGCGCGTCGGCGCGCTACGTGCAGGCGCTGGCGCTCGGCGACACGCGCATGCTGGACGACCGCGACTGGCGCATCCTGCGCGCCGCCGGGCTGACCCACCTGATCGCCATTTCCGGTTTCCATGTCGGCCTGGTCGCCGGCGCGTTCGCGCTGCTCGGCGGCGGCCTGTGGCGGCTGTGGCCGCCCCTGGGCCGGCACTGGCCGCGGCGCCAGGCCGCGGCATTGCTGGCGGTGCTCGGTGCCGGCGGCTACACCTTGCTGTCGGGCATGGCACTGCCGACCGTGCGCACCGCACTGATGATCGCGGTGGTGGTGGCCGCGCGGCTGTGGCGGCGCCCGGTGCGAGTGGCCGATGCGCTGGCGCTGGCGGCGATCGTCATGCTCGCCTTCGATTCGCTGGCGGTGTTGTCGGCCGGCTTCTGGCTGAGCTTCCTCGGCGTGGCCTGGCTGGCCTGGTGCATGCCGGTCGCGGGCGGCGGCTGGCGCGGGAAGCTGCGCGAATTCCTGTCGGCGCAGGGCGTGGCCACGCTGGGGCTGCTGCCGCTGAGCACCATGCTGTTCGGCCAGGCCTCGGCGGCCGGGCCGTTCGCCAACCTGCTGGCGATCCCGTGGTGGAGCCTGGTGGTGGTGCCGCTGGCGCTGCTCGGCACCGCGCTGGAAGCGCTGCACGCCGGTGCCGGGCGTTGGGCCTGGCGCGCGGCGGCGTGGTGCTTCGACCTGTCCTGGCCGTGGTTCAGCGCGCTGGGCGAAAGCCGCTTCGCGCTGTGGTGGCTGCCGGAGGCGCGCGACTGGGCGTTGCCGCTGGCGCTGCTGGGCGCGTTCTGGCTGTTGCTGCCGCGCGCGGTCCCGGGCAAGCCGCTGGCGGCCCTGCTGTGGCTGCCGCTGTTCTGGCCGCCGCTGGAGCGGCCGGCGGCGGGCGAGGTGGAACTGGTGATGATCGACGTCGGCCAGGGCCTGTCGGTGCTGGTGCGCACCGCGCGGCACCAGTTGCTGTACGACGCCGGCCCGGCGATCCAGGACGGCTACGACGCCGGCGAGCGCGCGGTGGTGCCGGCGCTGCACGCGCTGGGCGTGGCGCGGCTGGACCGGGCGGTGATCAGCCATGGCGACAACGACCATGCCGGCGGCTTCGACGCGGTCCGCGCGGCGTTGCCGGTCGGCCTGGCCGAGGCGCCGGCCGGCGCGCCGGTGCGGGTGGACCGGCCATGCCTGGCCGGGACGGCCTGGGAATGGGACGGGGTGCGCTTCCGGTTCCTGCATCCCACGCCCGGGTTTCCCTACCTGGCCAACGAGTCGAGCTGCGTGTTGCGGGTGGAAAGCGCGCATGGCGCGATGCTGCTGACCGGCGACATCGGCGAGGTCGTGGAGAGCCGCCTGCTGCGCCAGGCGCCGCAGGACCTGCGCGCCGAGGTGGTGCTGGCGCCGCATCACGGCAGCGCGCATTCCTCGCAGCCGGCCTTCGTCGCCGCCACCGGCGCGCGGCTGGCGCTGGTCTCGGCTGGCTACGGCAATCGCTTCGGCCATCCGCGGCCGGCGGTGGTGGCGCGCTGGCAGGCGGCCGGGACCGAGGTCGCGGCCACCCCGCAGGGCGGCGCGCTGCGCGTGTGGCTGGGACGCGCGGGCCTGCAGCTGCGCGAGCGGCGGCCCTGGCGGGGGCGGCTGTGGGATGCCGCGGAGCGGGCGCGGGCGGCTGCTATCCTATCGGCCAGTGAACGAACGGCCGAACGTGCCGGAGGGTTGCGACGTGTGGGAACTGGTCAAGGCCGGTGGCTGGCCGATGGTGCCGTTGCTGCTGTTGGGCGTGGTCGCGCTGGCGATCGTCCTGGAGCGGTTCTGGAGCCTGCGCCGTAG
- the msbA gene encoding lipid A export permease/ATP-binding protein MsbA has translation MAPVWPIYRRLLGYTRAYWVMLAAALVAMVVEATAGYFFTRLMDPLVNRGFVNPEARMAVLLPLAILGLFVMRSFATFVGDYCMARTGRSVVRDLREQVLAKYLHLPSSHFDGEATPVMVSRLNFDTEQVTQAAADALKTIVADTLTIFYMLVVMLQMSVKVTLALLVVAPLIGVIVSYVGKRYRKISRGIQDGMGSMAQSAEQSLSAQQEVKVHGTQSLEISRYAALANRMLGLNMKVETTRALASSMVQFLAAVALAAIVWVATREALAGRLNPGQFIALMTSMMAIIPSLRRLTSVQTSISRGVAAAERLFSILDTPEERDSGSVSVQRVRGELEFDRVMLRYRDDGGLALDDISFSARPGTVTAIVGRSGSGKTSLVRLVPRFYEPSGGRITLDGVPLHDYRLHDLRRQIALVGQRVMLFDDTIAANIAYGTEASEAQIRAAAEAANAWEFIERLPLQLQTPVGENGALLSGGQRQRLAIARAILRDAPILILDEATAALDNESERLVQDALHRLMPERTTLVIAHRLSTIEHADQVLVMDHGRIVERGTHHALLAQGGLYAHLHSMQFRERQA, from the coding sequence ATGGCACCGGTCTGGCCGATCTACCGTCGGCTGCTCGGATATACCCGCGCCTATTGGGTGATGCTGGCCGCCGCGCTGGTGGCGATGGTGGTGGAAGCCACCGCCGGCTACTTCTTCACCCGGCTGATGGACCCGCTGGTCAACCGCGGCTTCGTCAATCCCGAGGCGCGCATGGCGGTGCTGCTGCCGCTGGCGATCCTGGGCCTGTTCGTGATGCGCAGCTTCGCCACCTTCGTCGGCGACTACTGCATGGCGCGCACCGGGCGCAGCGTGGTGCGCGACCTGCGCGAGCAGGTGCTGGCCAAGTACCTGCACCTGCCGTCCTCGCACTTCGACGGCGAGGCCACGCCGGTGATGGTCAGCCGGCTGAACTTCGATACCGAGCAGGTCACCCAGGCCGCCGCCGATGCGTTGAAGACCATCGTCGCCGACACCCTGACCATCTTCTACATGCTGGTGGTGATGCTGCAGATGAGCGTCAAGGTGACCCTGGCGCTGCTGGTGGTGGCGCCGCTGATCGGGGTCATCGTGTCCTACGTCGGCAAGCGCTACCGCAAGATCAGCCGCGGCATCCAGGACGGCATGGGCTCGATGGCGCAGAGCGCCGAGCAGTCGCTGAGCGCGCAGCAGGAAGTGAAGGTGCACGGCACCCAGTCGCTGGAGATCTCGCGCTACGCGGCGCTGGCCAACCGCATGCTGGGCCTGAACATGAAGGTCGAGACCACCCGCGCGCTGGCCTCGAGCATGGTCCAGTTCCTGGCCGCGGTGGCGCTGGCGGCGATCGTCTGGGTCGCCACCCGCGAGGCGCTGGCCGGGCGCCTGAACCCGGGCCAGTTCATCGCGCTGATGACCTCGATGATGGCGATCATTCCCTCGCTGCGCCGGCTGACCAGCGTGCAGACCTCGATCTCGCGCGGCGTGGCCGCGGCCGAGCGGCTGTTCTCGATCCTGGACACGCCGGAAGAGCGCGACAGCGGCAGCGTGTCGGTGCAGCGCGTGCGCGGCGAACTGGAGTTCGACCGGGTGATGCTGCGCTACCGCGACGACGGCGGGCTGGCGCTGGACGACATCAGCTTCAGCGCCAGGCCGGGCACGGTCACCGCCATCGTCGGCCGGTCCGGCAGCGGCAAGACCAGCCTGGTGCGGCTGGTGCCGCGCTTCTACGAACCCAGCGGCGGCCGCATCACCCTGGACGGGGTGCCGCTGCACGACTACCGCCTGCACGACCTGCGCCGGCAGATCGCGCTGGTCGGACAGCGGGTGATGCTGTTCGACGACACCATCGCCGCCAACATCGCCTACGGCACCGAGGCCAGCGAGGCGCAGATCCGCGCCGCGGCCGAGGCGGCCAACGCCTGGGAGTTCATCGAGCGGCTGCCGCTGCAGCTGCAAACGCCGGTCGGCGAGAACGGCGCGCTGCTGTCCGGCGGCCAGCGCCAGCGCCTGGCGATCGCGCGCGCGATCCTGCGCGACGCGCCGATCCTGATCCTGGACGAGGCCACCGCCGCGCTGGACAACGAATCCGAGCGGCTGGTGCAGGACGCGCTGCACCGGCTGATGCCCGAGCGCACCACGCTGGTCATCGCGCACCGCCTGTCCACCATCGAACACGCCGACCAGGTGCTGGTGATGGACCACGGCCGCATCGTCGAGCGCGGCACCCACCACGCGCTGCTGGCGCAGGGCGGCCTGTACGCGCACCTGCACAGCATGCAGTTCCGCGAAAGGCAGGCCTGA
- a CDS encoding succinate dehydrogenase iron-sulfur subunit — protein sequence MAEFTLPKNSKIGKGKHFPAKGAKNARTFKVYRWNPDDDSNPRTDTYEIDLDACGPMVLDALIKIKNEIDPTLTFRRSCREGICGSCAMNIDGTNTLACTKAIADCGKAEVPIYPLPHMSVIKDLVPDLTHFYAQYASIKPWIRTQTPPPPDRERLQSPEDRKKLDGLYECILCACCSTSCPSYWWNGERYLGPAILLQAYRWIIDSRDEDTGARLDDLEDPFKLYRCHTIMNCARTCPKGLNPALAIAEIKKLMMARRA from the coding sequence ATGGCAGAGTTCACCCTCCCCAAGAATTCCAAGATCGGCAAGGGCAAGCACTTTCCCGCCAAAGGCGCGAAGAATGCACGCACCTTCAAGGTCTACCGCTGGAATCCGGACGACGACAGCAATCCGCGGACCGATACCTACGAGATCGACCTGGATGCGTGCGGCCCGATGGTCCTGGACGCGCTGATCAAGATCAAGAACGAGATCGATCCGACCCTGACCTTCCGCCGGTCCTGCCGCGAAGGCATCTGCGGTTCGTGCGCGATGAACATCGACGGCACCAACACGCTGGCCTGCACCAAGGCGATCGCCGACTGCGGCAAGGCCGAGGTGCCGATCTATCCGCTGCCGCACATGAGCGTGATCAAGGATCTGGTGCCGGACCTGACCCACTTCTACGCGCAGTACGCCTCGATCAAGCCGTGGATCCGCACCCAGACCCCGCCGCCGCCGGACCGCGAGCGGCTGCAGTCGCCGGAGGACCGCAAGAAGCTCGACGGCCTGTACGAGTGCATCCTGTGCGCGTGCTGCTCGACCAGCTGCCCGAGCTACTGGTGGAACGGCGAACGCTACCTGGGCCCGGCGATCCTGCTGCAGGCCTACCGCTGGATCATCGACTCGCGCGACGAAGACACCGGTGCGCGCCTGGACGACCTGGAAGACCCGTTCAAGCTGTACCGCTGCCACACCATCATGAACTGCGCGCGGACCTGCCCGAAGGGGCTGAACCCGGCGCTGGCGATCGCCGAGATCAAGAAGCTGATGATGGCGCGCCGCGCCTGA
- the lpxK gene encoding tetraacyldisaccharide 4'-kinase, translated as MSGRGPHTPGYWYGQGTPPLYARLLTPVYAAAIGLRRALYRRGWRRRYSVAVPVVVVGNLTAGGTGKTPLTIALVRKLQEAGWKPGVATRGYGRSQDQVARWIEPGTTPELGGDEPVLIAHKTGAPVRVDRDRVAAARALLQAGCDIVVCDDGLQHYRLQRDIEIEVVDGHRRYGNGRLLPAGPLREPATRGRECDFRVINLGQASDAGEVQAGFGEWAMRLRIDSAQPLQGGRARPLRSLAGQRVHAVAGIAHPQRFFDMLRAHGIGVVPHAFPDHHRYRAADLSFGSELPVLMTEKDAVKCASLVNDWCFSVPLVAELPAAFWIGLLDRLDKLRGRAGDAAE; from the coding sequence ATGAGCGGTCGTGGTCCGCACACGCCCGGCTACTGGTACGGCCAGGGCACGCCGCCGCTGTACGCGCGCCTGCTGACCCCGGTGTACGCGGCGGCGATCGGCCTGCGCCGCGCGCTGTACCGGCGCGGCTGGCGCAGGCGCTACAGCGTCGCGGTGCCGGTGGTGGTGGTCGGCAACCTCACCGCCGGCGGCACCGGCAAGACCCCGCTGACCATCGCGCTGGTGCGCAAGCTGCAGGAGGCCGGCTGGAAGCCCGGCGTCGCCACCCGCGGCTACGGCCGCAGCCAGGACCAGGTCGCGCGCTGGATCGAGCCGGGCACCACGCCGGAACTGGGCGGCGACGAGCCGGTGCTGATCGCGCACAAGACCGGCGCGCCGGTGCGGGTGGACCGCGACCGCGTGGCCGCCGCGCGCGCGCTGCTGCAGGCCGGCTGCGACATCGTGGTCTGCGACGACGGCCTGCAGCACTACCGGCTGCAGCGCGACATCGAGATCGAAGTGGTCGACGGCCATCGCCGCTACGGCAACGGCCGCCTGCTGCCGGCCGGTCCGTTGCGCGAGCCGGCCACGCGCGGCCGCGAATGCGATTTCCGGGTCATCAACCTGGGCCAGGCCAGCGATGCCGGCGAGGTCCAGGCCGGCTTCGGCGAATGGGCGATGCGCCTGCGCATCGACAGCGCGCAGCCGCTGCAGGGCGGCCGCGCGCGGCCGCTGCGCAGTTTAGCCGGGCAGCGCGTGCACGCCGTCGCCGGCATCGCCCATCCGCAGCGCTTCTTCGACATGCTGCGCGCGCACGGCATCGGCGTGGTGCCGCACGCGTTTCCCGACCACCACCGCTATCGCGCCGCCGACCTGTCGTTCGGCAGCGAGCTGCCGGTGCTGATGACCGAGAAGGACGCGGTCAAGTGCGCGTCGCTGGTCAACGACTGGTGCTTCAGCGTGCCGCTGGTGGCGGAGCTGCCGGCCGCGTTCTGGATCGGCCTGCTCGACCGCCTGGACAAGCTGCGCGGGCGGGCCGGCGACGCCGCCGAGTAA
- a CDS encoding succinate dehydrogenase assembly factor 2 translates to MDEATELKKLRWRCRRGMRELDQLFGRYLDRRWAQAPEAERGVFLYLLDCEDDKLWRWFMGYEACPDAHAADLIAAIRAMPA, encoded by the coding sequence ATGGACGAAGCCACCGAACTGAAGAAGCTGCGCTGGCGTTGCCGGCGCGGCATGCGCGAGCTGGACCAGCTGTTCGGGCGCTACCTGGACCGGCGCTGGGCGCAGGCCCCCGAGGCCGAGCGCGGGGTTTTCCTATACCTGCTCGATTGCGAGGACGATAAGTTGTGGCGCTGGTTCATGGGCTACGAGGCTTGTCCCGATGCACACGCCGCCGACCTCATCGCCGCCATCCGCGCCATGCCGGCTTGA
- a CDS encoding MotA/TolQ/ExbB proton channel family protein, whose protein sequence is MWELVKAGGWPMVPLLLLGVVALAIVLERFWSLRRSEVLPPGLGQEVRNWATRGKLDPTHIESLRHNSPLGALLAAGLDVRNRPREIVRERIEDTGRHVVHRMERFLNALGTVASAGPLLGLLGTVVGMIQMFLGILDHGVGDVNQLAGGIGKALVCTATGMIIAVPALVFHRYFKGRIAGYIIEMEQEATALSDVLDGHGRPGAPGPTAARPASRPGAAAPAKG, encoded by the coding sequence GTGTGGGAACTGGTCAAGGCCGGTGGCTGGCCGATGGTGCCGTTGCTGCTGTTGGGCGTGGTCGCGCTGGCGATCGTCCTGGAGCGGTTCTGGAGCCTGCGCCGTAGCGAAGTGCTGCCGCCGGGGCTGGGCCAGGAAGTGCGCAACTGGGCCACGCGCGGCAAGCTCGACCCGACCCACATCGAGTCGTTGCGGCACAACTCGCCGCTGGGCGCGCTGCTCGCCGCCGGGCTGGACGTGCGCAACCGGCCGCGCGAGATCGTCCGCGAGCGGATCGAGGACACCGGCCGCCACGTCGTGCACCGCATGGAGCGGTTCCTGAACGCGTTGGGCACGGTCGCCTCGGCCGGGCCGCTGCTCGGCCTGCTCGGCACCGTGGTCGGCATGATCCAGATGTTCCTGGGCATCCTCGACCACGGCGTCGGCGACGTGAACCAGCTCGCCGGCGGCATCGGCAAGGCGCTGGTGTGCACCGCCACCGGCATGATCATCGCGGTGCCGGCGCTGGTCTTCCATCGCTACTTCAAGGGCCGCATCGCCGGCTACATCATCGAGATGGAGCAGGAAGCCACCGCGCTCAGCGACGTCCTCGACGGCCACGGCCGCCCCGGCGCGCCGGGGCCGACCGCGGCGCGCCCGGCATCGCGTCCTGGCGCCGCCGCGCCGGCCAAGGGCTGA